ACCTAAAATGAAGTTTATCACAGACATTTGGCATCCTAATGGTAGGTGAAGATGTAGGATACTGTGAATAATATTTACCTTTTCTGGTTAATTTTATTGAATATGTACAGGTATTAGTATTACAGCCTTGACAAATTTTAATTGAACAGTTTCGTTGACTGTATTAGCATTTCTAAGTAATTTACATATAATTATTTTCGCTTATTGCACATTCTTTTCACCtacatttcagttattttctttagtAATATTCTTGGCCACCAAGTAGGAATTTGATAATAAACTGAGGAGgattttgttatggtcattctGCCACATAACAGGATATAAATAATCTTGTGATCTTGTCATCAAATCATTTTAGTCGTGTTCGAATATACCAAGAGCACACATGTTCCATGGattaacatataaatatttcacaaataataatgaataagtGGGAGGTTTTCTTTCCAAAACGGGGTGCTTTCGAGGGATAACAACAGTAAGCGAAGGATGGCTGTTATGTTTTTGGCTGTATGGTTATCTTGTGGCTTGGTATTCAGTTTTGACCTTGATCcaaaatgccagcaaaaatgttgttaaaactgttttttatccTGCCATCATTTGCAGCAATAGATTGATCATATTCCAGATTTCCTGGGAACTTACATAACTGGATTgttggtcctttttttttttttttattgagtcaCCTGTATTTGGGAACCAAAGGTCCGATACTGTGGAAAGTGAACATGTGACAGCTCATTAAACCCCAAGTTGTAACTAGGTTCACAGTGTTGGTCTTCAAGTTATGTTACAGTTAGTGTTAATTGTTAAATACTTATTATTCAAGGtgttcattttattgtaattgttaactctctctctctctcttagtTGACAAAAATGGAGATGTATGCATTTCTATTTTGCACGAGCCTGGAGAGGACAAGTATGGCTATGAGAAACCAGAGGAGCGCTGGCTGCCCATCCATACTGTGGAAACCATCATGATTAGTGTTATCTCTATGCTGGCAGACCCAAATGGTGACTCACCAGCCAATGTGGATGCTGCAGTAAGTTTGCTTGTCCAAAAGCTTAtctgtttaaatgtgtgtttcagcTCAAAATATCTACTGTCAGAATTTTATTTGTTGCAATTCTTAGCGCGTTGCGTGGTAGtgtccgccatcagtgtgtgaatgtgtgtgaatgtgatgtatgatgtaaagcactttgggcaTCATCCCAAGTACAGAagagtgctatataaatacagaccatttaccatattcAGGTTACATTGTTTTACCATTAAGACTGTTGGCAGAAATAAAATATGCTGTTGGCTTTATTAGTGAATATAATGAAGTGAATTAAAGTCGATGTTCCAGAGATACAGGAAGGACAAACCATATACTGGCTCTagaacagacatttttttttttgcgacCACCGCCTTAGTATTTCCTTCCTCCCCAAAATCAGATAGGATGATACGGGgtgtatgcatttgtgtgtaAACTATTTATGTTAACTGTCTATATGCTGAACatttatttcattgtgtttttgttaaaataaaacaataagtgTGAAGATGATACTCCTTTCATACTATCTTTTCCTCCTCTGCAGAAAGAGTGGAGGGAAGACAGACACGGTGCATTCAAAAGAAAAGTTGCCCGCTGTGTACGAAAAAGCCAAGAGACTGCATTTGAGTGATGTATAGCAAGGATCTAGCTTCATGTTTTCAGGGCAAGTACATTTGATTTTCActcttttaaaatctgtatctgttcaaaatgaaagtgaaatTTCCACCTTATTTGCTTCACATAGGGGGATTTCTAAACACTGGGGACACCTATGACCTCAGTTCTAGAAATTATGCCATCATCTTCTTACCTTAGATCACATTTAGTTGCTTTCCTGATTTTGAAGGGTCTCTATGAACTTTATACAGTGATACAGTTTGTTACTCTCTCATGCTCCTTTGATATACCAAACCAACATGAAGAACTAGTGTCAACTTTTGACCGGTTTGACCTTCTTATAAAACCTGCatttgaacaaacaaaaaataacacttGAACACAAAGACAGTTTCTAAATACCAGATAGGACTCAAACATAGAAATATATTGCAGAAGAGGGCGGAAGAACATAAGTTAGTAAGAAAAACCGAAGTTTAAACAACAAATATGGCAGTTTTGTATcctgatatatatttttactgtaatttatTATATGATGTAATACAGAACTCTCTCCTAGGTCACGAaggaaattttctttttaccaaTGTCAAGTAAGAAATCAAGAAAATAAGACAAAGCTGAACCGAGTCAAAGTGTTTTAATCTTGTAAAAGAGagaaatcacacacacaccagttgTTCGCACCTGAAATGGAGTTGTCTGCCCATGCAGAGTGAGCTCAGTATTTTACACCCTTATCTTGTACTCCTCGCTGGGCAGAAACTGTTGGAAACAGAACGATGCTACCATCTTCTCCACTGTCCGACCTTGGATGTAGGTGTTTCATTTTCTCTGAGTATGGACAGCCTGGCAAAACTTAGTCTGCTAATTGTTACGCTTTAGCTCATATTTATCAAACTATTGCATGAATACATATTGGATGAGTAAATGACACACCcttgtaaaatgtaatattctattctattctattctacagatgcttttatccaaagcaacttacatttgagagtaagaacaacataATAATATACTTGTATTATAATAATTCATTATCTTACCATCAGTATTAAAATCATTTGAATTATTAAAATCTATCTACACAACGATTATAAGTGGTCTTCTGTATCCACAAGGagaatgtttttaactgaagatGACGTAAGAAGAGATCGTGTGACATGTTCAGTTGACCATTAGCTTTGTGTCATTGCTTCTTTTCTTGAGTGCTCATTCAACGTGCTGACCAGCTCGTCAGAGTGAGCACTCTGACAGCAGCCACCACAATTCTCCCCGTTAAATCACAGAAAAAGACACCAGCGAAGTCCAGCAATAGAAACACTGCTTTTCACACCGAATATACAAGAGACACAGATGTTCATCGACTCTGCAGAGTTGCTGAAGGGCTACTGTTCGGTGTATAAAGCCCCTTTTGTGTTATTCTGTTTGAGCTGCATCGTGGtagtttttcttattatttctgcctattttctctctttaatgTTATGACAAaaccatttattaaaacaatcatTGTGCCTCAAAGTGTAGGATATAAATTATGTACTCTTATTAGCTCAGTTTCTGTTCATTATATGTTGCACATGTTGAACTATTTATAGCCCTTTTTATTAGGTTTTGTAAggtaatatattttatttcttttaatcagtGGTGCCCAAGTCCATccctactatcctgcaacttttagatccATTCCTTCCCCAACATACCTGAattaaatggctgaattccctcatctgcatgtcattcagctctgcagaggcctgctaatgagccattcatatgattcaggtgtgttggagaagggactcgtctaaaagttgcaggatagtagatctttaggaccggacttgggcacccctgctttaatcATTGTTTAAAAATCAATGTAGTGTAAAGAGATTCATCATTCTGGAGTATCATGTCATTTAGACGGCTGTCTGTAGAAGACAGCAGATCAAATCCCTCAGTCCAACATCTAGGCCTGTGTCCAACATTAAAATGGGTAAACAGTCTAATCATCAGATTTTCAATCAAGATTAACAATCCAGATTAACTTCCTGCTCTGCTGTCAAAATCTTAGGCTACAATAATCAGTTTATAGCTGGAAAGAAGcaattagctttttttgttgttgatgaagTAGAACGCTGTATTCTGCTAACACTCTCCTCTTAAACTGCACCATTATACACTTTGCATATTaatc
The sequence above is a segment of the Melanotaenia boesemani isolate fMelBoe1 chromosome 15, fMelBoe1.pri, whole genome shotgun sequence genome. Coding sequences within it:
- the ube2g1a gene encoding ubiquitin-conjugating enzyme E2 G1a codes for the protein MTEPQSALLLRRQLAELNKNPVEGFSAGLIEDSDLYRWEVLIIGPPDTLYEGGVFKAHLTFPKDYPLRPPKMKFITDIWHPNVDKNGDVCISILHEPGEDKYGYEKPEERWLPIHTVETIMISVISMLADPNGDSPANVDAAKEWREDRHGAFKRKVARCVRKSQETAFE